The Pogona vitticeps strain Pit_001003342236 chromosome 3, PviZW2.1, whole genome shotgun sequence genome includes a window with the following:
- the COA4 gene encoding cytochrome c oxidase assembly factor 4 homolog, mitochondrial codes for MSGANPSGHTWSRKPKAKEEEEEDPFDQMIARTGCASFHYAVQECMAEHQDWRRCQKEVLSFKDCMSEYQKQRTEEYQRRQKTYQATS; via the coding sequence ATGTCTGGTGCCAATCCTTCTGGTCATACCTGGAGCCGGAAACCGaaagcaaaggaggaagaagaggaggacccCTTTGACCAAATGATCGCCCGGACGGGATGCGCCTCTTTTCATTATGCTGTGCAGGAGTGCATGGCTGAACATCAGGACTGGCGGCGGTGCCAGAAAGAAGTGCTGAGTTTTAAGGACTGCATGAGCGAATATCAGAAGCAGCGAACGGAGGAGTACCAAAGGAGGCAGAAAACGTACCAGGCCACCAGTTGA
- the PAAF1 gene encoding proteasomal ATPase-associated factor 1 isoform X2: MAAPVVRIQSDWDQVLRKNEEEAWLSCRSPGKPTLYGTLTCQGVNSDGVPEIKASEGFVVSEITKKSLLVSCPRENASSKFLAPYTTFCRIHNKSVTCLDISSGGGLGVSTSADGTMKIWQAANGEIRRRLEGHVYDVNCCRFFPSGLVVLSGGMDAQLKIWSAENGSCAATFQGHKAGILDVAIVDRGRNVVSSSRDGTARLWDCGRSACLGLVADCGAPINGIALGEADNTLNLDSPENRPSEREIGTEGKLLLLAREDKKLQGVSLQSRQPVFLFIGSDAFNCCTFLSNIYLLGGAQNGNIYQLDVRNTKAPVRIIQRSGAPVLSLLPYKDGFLASQGDGTCFIMQQDLDHVVELTGPDCDPVYKVATWEKQIYTCCRDGIVRRYQLSDL; the protein is encoded by the exons ATGGCGGCGCCCGTGGTGCGGATCCAGAGCGACTGGGACCAGGTGTTGAG GAAGAATGAGGAAGAGGCATGGCTCAGCTGCAGGAGCCCAG GAAAGCCAACTTTGTACGGGACCCTTACTTGTCAAGGGGTGAACTCAGATGGCGTTCCTGAAATCAAGGCCTCTGAAGGATTCGTTGTCAGTGAAATCACTAAG AAAAGTCTGCTGGTTTCCTGCCCTCGTGAAAATGCTTCCTCCAAGTTCCTGGCGCCCTACACCACCTTCTGTAGAATCCACAACAAAAGT GTCACCTGCCTTGACATCTCTAGCGGTGGTGGACTCGGGGTATCCACCAGTGCGGACGGGACCATGAAGATCTGGCAAGCTGCCAATGGGGAAATAAGG AGACGCTTGGAAGGCCACGTGTATGACGTTAATTGTTGCCGATTTTTCCCATCTGGCCTTGTGGTCCTGAGCGGGGGCATGGACGCGCAACTAAAGATCTGGTCTGCCGAAAATGGCAGCTGCGCTGCAACATTTCAGGGTCACAAAGCAG GAATCCTGGACGTCGCCATTGTGGACCGAGGGAGGAACGTGGTCTCGAGCTCCCGAGATGGCACCGCCCGCCTTTGGGATTGTGGGAGATCGGCGTGCCTGGGGCTGGTGGCGGACTGTGGGGCCCCCATCAACGGGATCGCCTTGGGGGAAGCTGACAACACCTTAAACTTGGACTCACCTGAAAATAGACCCA GTGAACGGGAAATCGGCACCGAAGGaaaactgctgctgctggccCGGGAGGACAAAAAGCTGCAGGGCGTGAGTCTTCAGAGCAGGCAGCCG GTTTTCCTCTTCATTGGCTCTGATGCCTTTAACTGCTGCACGTTTCTGTCCAATATCTACCTCCTGGGAGGGGCACAGAATGGGAATATATACCAGCTGGATGTCAGAAATACCAA GGCTCCAGTTCGAATCATTCAGAGATCAGGAGCACCGGTGCTTTCTCTCCTACCTTACAAAGATGGATTTCTTGCCAGCCAAG GGGATGGGACGTGTTTTATTATGCAGCAGGATCTTGACCATGTCGTTGAACTCACAGGACCAGACTGTGACCCTGTCTACAAG GTGGCTACCTGGGAGAAGCAAATCTATACATGTTGCCGAGATGGGATAGTAAGGAGATATCAGCTTTCAGACCTCTGA
- the PAAF1 gene encoding proteasomal ATPase-associated factor 1 isoform X1, whose protein sequence is MKIWQAANGEIRRRLEGHVYDVNCCRFFPSGLVVLSGGMDAQLKIWSAENGSCAATFQGHKAGILDVAIVDRGRNVVSSSRDGTARLWDCGRSACLGLVADCGAPINGIALGEADNTLNLDSPENRPSEREIGTEGKLLLLAREDKKLQGVSLQSRQPVFLFIGSDAFNCCTFLSNIYLLGGAQNGNIYQLDVRNTKAPVRIIQRSGAPVLSLLPYKDGFLASQGDGTCFIMQQDLDHVVELTGPDCDPVYKVATWEKQIYTCCRDGIVRRYQLSDL, encoded by the exons ATGAAGATCTGGCAAGCTGCCAATGGGGAAATAAGG AGACGCTTGGAAGGCCACGTGTATGACGTTAATTGTTGCCGATTTTTCCCATCTGGCCTTGTGGTCCTGAGCGGGGGCATGGACGCGCAACTAAAGATCTGGTCTGCCGAAAATGGCAGCTGCGCTGCAACATTTCAGGGTCACAAAGCAG GAATCCTGGACGTCGCCATTGTGGACCGAGGGAGGAACGTGGTCTCGAGCTCCCGAGATGGCACCGCCCGCCTTTGGGATTGTGGGAGATCGGCGTGCCTGGGGCTGGTGGCGGACTGTGGGGCCCCCATCAACGGGATCGCCTTGGGGGAAGCTGACAACACCTTAAACTTGGACTCACCTGAAAATAGACCCA GTGAACGGGAAATCGGCACCGAAGGaaaactgctgctgctggccCGGGAGGACAAAAAGCTGCAGGGCGTGAGTCTTCAGAGCAGGCAGCCG GTTTTCCTCTTCATTGGCTCTGATGCCTTTAACTGCTGCACGTTTCTGTCCAATATCTACCTCCTGGGAGGGGCACAGAATGGGAATATATACCAGCTGGATGTCAGAAATACCAA GGCTCCAGTTCGAATCATTCAGAGATCAGGAGCACCGGTGCTTTCTCTCCTACCTTACAAAGATGGATTTCTTGCCAGCCAAG GGGATGGGACGTGTTTTATTATGCAGCAGGATCTTGACCATGTCGTTGAACTCACAGGACCAGACTGTGACCCTGTCTACAAG GTGGCTACCTGGGAGAAGCAAATCTATACATGTTGCCGAGATGGGATAGTAAGGAGATATCAGCTTTCAGACCTCTGA